In a genomic window of Amblyomma americanum isolate KBUSLIRL-KWMA chromosome 4, ASM5285725v1, whole genome shotgun sequence:
- the LOC144129515 gene encoding uncharacterized protein LOC144129515: protein MTGSVGAATAVMSGRGNRAFASDEEYQVILPTLPTGRVVLNTVFLHADVRARPYRVEDFRDALAQLMLLPEVIALGAYRMSHVWAVTFASAEAVTKILSAGDLKVKDRRCLVIDPANQDVRVKLHWLLHNVPDEDVRVAFAPYAKVSEVSKERWRVQGVASKGSTTRLVSLKMNPGVKLEDLPHEVRVGGELALVVVPGRAPLCLRCHGTGHIRRECKVPRCGACRRYGHEESSCVRTYASAAVPVNTDISSELVMDEADAEDAAAEAGDSVEKAPAVPPTEISTSCISRHRPYHAFDFRPPSVTDALS, encoded by the exons atgacgggctccgttggagcagctacagcggtcatgtctggccgcggaaacagggcttttgcctcggatgaagagtatcaggtgattctgcctacccttcctacaggacgtgttgtgttgaacacagtttttttgcacgctgacgtgcgggcccgtccttatcgggtcgaagatttcagggatgcgctggctcagctgatgctgctccccgaggttatcgccttgggggcgtatcgcatgagccatgtatgggctgttactttcgcgagtgctgaggcggtgacgaaaattctttctgccggagacctgaaagtcaaggaccgccgctgtctcgtcatcgacccggcaaaccaggacgtccgcgtcaagctgcactggctgctgcacaacgtgcccgacgaagacgtgagggtagcctttgctccgtacgccaaggtgagcgaagtctccaaggagcggtggcgcgtccagggtgtcgccagcaaggggtcgacgacacgcttggtttcattgaaaatgaatcctggcgtgaagctggaagacctccctcacgaagtcagggttggcggtgagctggctctcgtggttgtaccgggcagagctccgctgtgtctgcgctgccacggtactgggcacattcgccgtgagtgcaaggttccacgatgcggcgcctgtcgtcgctacgggcacgaagaaagcagctgcgtacgcacgtacgcgagtgctgccgtcccagtcaacactgacatttcgtccgaacttgtcatggacgaggctgacgcggaagacgctgcagcagaggcaggggacagcgtggagaaggcccctgctgtgccccctacggaaatatccacaagc tgtatttctcgccatcggccataccatgcattcgacttccggccaccgagcgtgacggacgcgttatcatga
- the LOC144130132 gene encoding uncharacterized protein LOC144130132, with translation MSSVGAVSAAQSGRGNRFFAASADDYQVILPNLPSGRIVANTVFMHGDPRARPYRVEDYRDTLANLGALPDVVALGAYQMNHVWAVTMTTADAAQKLLLAVDVKVKDRPCLLIDPNNREVRVKLHWLLHGVTDEDVRVALSPYGKVLEVTREKWRALGVTEKGSTTRTVGLKLHADVKIDDIPHQLKIAGELTLVVVPGRAPLCLRCKSTGHIRRDCKVPRCSRCRRFGHVDADCAKTYASVAGPVQANDISDHLMDEEDSEETARTSRNLVTQGASSNFQGDALIDGGDKPADKRRHDDAEGGNEKDEASTTGHPSPGGGEKPPTEPAPVTVMDSDSISAAAKRPHDAGENGKELSVVAADEPPAKTTVGRRPSFRPLPNTSAARKTAETPPMPP, from the coding sequence atgagctccgtcggagcggtttcagcggcccagtcgggccgcggtaacaggttttttgcggctAGTGCCGATGATTACCAGGTTATTCTGCCCAATCTGCCATCCGGACGCATCGTCGCCAACACCGTTTTCATGCACGGCGATCCAAGAGCCCGGCCCTATCGTGTTGAAGACTACCGGGACACTTTGGCCAACCTTGGTGCGCTTCCCGAcgttgtggcgttgggggcgtatcaaatgaaccacgtgtgggctgtgacaatgacaactgctgatgctgctcagaagctgcttttggccgtcgacgtgaaggtaaaggatcgcccatgtttgctcattgatccgaataaccgagaggttcgtgtaaagctgcactggttgctgcatggcgttaccgacgaagacgttcgcgtggcactgtcgccctacgggaaggtgttggaagtgacccgggagaagtggcgggcgctcggtgtcactgaaaaagggtcgacgactcgtacagttggactaaaattgcatgccgacgtcaaaatagacgatattccgcatcagctcaagatagccggagagctaactcttgttgttgtgccgggccgcgctcctctgtgtctgcgctgcaagagcaccgggcacatacgtcgcgactgcaaagtgccgcgctgtagtcgttgtcgtcgtttcggccacgtcgatgctgattgcgcaaagacgtacgccagcgtagccggaccagtgcaggcaaacgacatatcggaccacctgatggacgaggaagactcagaggaaacagcaaggacgaGCCGTAACCTGGTTACGCAAGGTGCATCGTCGAACTTTCAAGGGGACGCACTAATTGACGGCGGAGATaaacccgcagacaagcggcgacatgacgacgcagaaggcgggaacgagaaggatgaggcaagcactacgggccacccctctcccggaggaggcgagaaaccacccaccgagccggcaccagtcaccgtgatggacagcgacagtattagtgccgctgcaaagcgacctcacgacgcaggcgaaaatgggaaggagcttagtgtcgttgctgcagacgagccgccagccaagacgactgttggacggcgtccttcatttcgaccgctgccgaacacttcggcggcgcgcaagacggcggaaacgccgcctatgccgccgtga